A region from the Lycium barbarum isolate Lr01 chromosome 8, ASM1917538v2, whole genome shotgun sequence genome encodes:
- the LOC132608008 gene encoding uncharacterized protein LOC132608008: MGSMVYHTQIWYQSGGRFPHISLQFLNPIEGFAVEMINFSIACGVFAQFNTIRIADSVEYVTDAVELWRELEDQYDQTNGAKLYEIQKEINDLSQGSLDITIYYTRMKKLWEELSYLTVKTHCSCQCNCGAKENMHKVEQDRGLIQFLMGLNEAFFILIQEEKQREFRPQNRMVLESASLHAKSYSNKSNNNHSGPSTSGTRNFRTNYAGNNYAGNSSGTRPFCDYCKRPGYTRDKCYKLHGYPNNNSHPSSSHRNNSHRNTNPTFQHQNYSQQHNNNQASRYNKGKRIAANVHGMSTDVLSHHREEPRDQEDVSLTMNHANHAPNITKEQYGQLMSLLQQF, from the exons ATGGGTTCAATG GTTTATCACACACAAATATGGTATCAGAGCGGAGGTCGATTCCCGCACATTTCTTTGCAATTTCTCAATCCAATTGAAGGTTTTGCTGTTGAAATGATCAATTTCTCAATTGCATGTGGAGTTTTTGCACAGTTCAATACGATTAGG ATAGCTGATAGCGTAGAGTATGTTACTGATGCAGTTGAGTTGTGGAGAGAATTAGAAGATCAATATGATCAAACTAATGGAGCAAAATTGTATGAGATACAAAAGGAAATAAATGACTTGTCACAAGGATCACTGGATATCACCATCTACTACACTAGAATGAAGAAGTTGTGGGAAGAGTTGAGCTATCTCACAGTCAAAACTCATTGTAGCTGCCAGTGCAATTGTGGTGCAAAGGAGAACATGCATAAGGTTGAACAGGATAGGGGGTTAATTCAATTCCTCATGGGATTGAATGAG GCATTCTTTATATTAATTCAAGAAGAGAAACAGAGAGAGTTCAGACCTCAAAATCGTATGGTGTTGGAATCTGCTTCACTACACGCTAAATCATATAGCAACAAGAGCAACAATAATCATTCAGGTCCAAGTACTTCTGGAACCAGAAACTTCAGAACAAATTATGCAGGCAACAACTATGCAGGCAATTCAAGTGGAACTAGGCCTTTTTGTGATTATTGCAAAAGGCCAGGCTATACAAGGGATAAATGTTACAAACTTCATGGATATCCAAACAACAATTCACATCCTAGCAGTTCTCATAGGAACAATAGTCACCGGAATACTAATCCCACATTTCAGCATCAGAATTACTCACAGCAACACAACAATAACCAAGCTTCTAGGTACAACAAAGGGAAAAGGATTGCAGCTAATGTTCATGGAATGTCTACAGATGTGTTGTCCCATCATAGAGAGGAACCAAGAGACCAAGAGGATGTGAGTCTTACCATGAATCATGCAAATCATGCACCAAACATCACCAAAGAACAGTATGGACAACTTATGAGTCTTCTTCAGCAGTTTTAA